The Salvelinus namaycush isolate Seneca chromosome 1, SaNama_1.0, whole genome shotgun sequence genome has a window encoding:
- the LOC120051212 gene encoding L-serine dehydratase/L-threonine deaminase-like encodes MKNPQESALHVATPLRESLALTKVAGTSVYLKLDSSQPTGSFKIRGIGHLCKTWAKRGCERFVCCSGGNAGMAAAYSARKLGVPATIVVPSVTPKPTVERLRDEGANVVIHGKALNESIEYGQQLVANNPGWIFISPFDDPLIWEGHMSLVKELESELQEKPGAMVLSVGGGGLMNGVVEGLRRAGWNDVPVIAMETVGAHSLNAAMKAGKLITLPEITSIATTLGLTRVSAQTLKLAGEHTVYSELVTDQEAVKAVERFVDDEKVLVEPACGAALAAVYCDIIPRLQKEGKLARDLGPVVIVVCGGNNISMKQLQKLKKQLGMSSS; translated from the exons ATGAAGAACCCACAGGAGAGCGCTCTTCACGTGGCCACCCCATTGAGGGAGAGCCTTGCCCTAACCAAAGTGGCAGGCACCTCTGTCTATCTGAAGCTTGACTCATCCCAGCCCACAGGATCCTTCAAAATCAGGGGCATTGGACACCTTTGCAAGACA TGGGCCAAGCGAGGCTGCGAGAGATTCGTCTGCTGTTCAG GAGGAAATGCTGGTATGGCGGCTGCCTACTCTGCCCGTAAGCTTGGTGTACCTGCCACCATCGTCGTGCCCAGTGTCACCCCCAAACCAACAGTGGAGAGGCTGAGGGACGAGGGCGCCAATGTGGTGATTCATGGCAAGGCGCTGAATGAGAGCATTGAATATGGACAACAGCTTGTGGCCAACAACCCTGGATGGATCTTCATCTCTCCCTTTGATGACCCTCTCATCTG ggagggccATATGTCTCTGGTGAAGGAGCTGGAGTCCGAGCTGCAGGAGAAGCCTGGTGCGATGGTGTTGTCTGTTGGCGGTGGAGGCCTCATGAACGGGGTTGTTGAAGGACTGCGCCGTGCCGGCTGGAACGATGTTCCAGTCATAGCTATGGAAACTGTGGGGGCACACAGTCTCAATGCTGCTATGAAGGCTGGGAAGTTGATTACTCTGCCTGAGATCACAAG CATTGCCACCACGTTGGGCCTGACAAGAGTATCTGCACAGACCCTGAAACTTGCTGGTGAACACACAGTTTACTCCGAGCTGGTCACAGACCAGGAGGCTGTCAAAGCTGTCGAGCGCTTTGTTG acGACGAGAAGGTCCTGGTGGAGCCTGCGTGTGGTGCTGCCCTGGCAGCTGTGTACTGTGACATCATCCCCAGACTGCAGAAGGAGGGCAAGCTGGCGCGGGACCTGGGACCTGTGGTGATCGTGGTGTGTGGAGGCAACAACATCAGCATGAAACAGCTCCAGAAACTGAAGAAGCAGCTGGGCATGTCAtctagctag